A window of the Cystobacter fuscus genome harbors these coding sequences:
- a CDS encoding DMT family transporter, producing the protein MSSPALARTTSRPFIAGAWLTPLELGLLGTIWGASFMFMRIAARDFGALPLVELRLALGALVLMPFLWRARAAFGPKLWPKLALIGAINSAVPFALFAWAAQRAPAGIGAITNSMAVLFTALVAFLFYGERIGKRRAVALFSGFAGVVVLASGKVGGASIGWAVAAGTTAAFLYGIGANMVRRHLTGLPAGAVAAATLSCAALLTLPFAVATWPSHPIPVVSWLSAAALGVICSGIAYTLYYRLIQRIGAARAVTVTYLVPLFAVAWAWLMLGEPLTGTMLSAGALILGSVALSQRQSA; encoded by the coding sequence ATGAGCTCTCCCGCGCTCGCCCGTACGACCTCCCGTCCCTTCATCGCGGGAGCGTGGCTCACGCCGCTCGAGCTGGGCCTGCTTGGCACCATCTGGGGCGCGTCCTTCATGTTCATGCGCATCGCCGCCAGGGACTTCGGCGCGCTGCCCCTGGTCGAGCTCCGGCTCGCCCTGGGAGCGCTCGTGCTGATGCCCTTCCTGTGGCGAGCGCGCGCGGCCTTCGGTCCGAAGCTGTGGCCGAAGCTGGCGCTGATCGGCGCGATCAACTCCGCGGTGCCGTTCGCGCTGTTCGCCTGGGCGGCGCAACGTGCACCGGCTGGCATCGGAGCGATCACCAACAGCATGGCGGTGTTGTTCACCGCCCTGGTGGCGTTCCTGTTCTACGGGGAGCGCATCGGCAAGCGGCGTGCGGTGGCGCTGTTCTCGGGCTTCGCCGGCGTGGTGGTGCTGGCCAGCGGCAAGGTCGGGGGCGCGAGCATCGGTTGGGCGGTGGCGGCGGGTACGACGGCCGCGTTCCTCTATGGCATCGGCGCGAACATGGTGCGACGTCATCTCACCGGGCTGCCGGCTGGCGCGGTCGCCGCGGCCACACTGTCATGCGCGGCCTTGCTGACGCTGCCGTTCGCGGTCGCCACGTGGCCGTCTCATCCCATTCCGGTGGTGTCGTGGCTGTCGGCCGCAGCGCTCGGCGTCATCTGCTCCGGCATCGCGTACACCCTGTACTACCGCCTCATCCAGCGCATCGGCGCGGCGCGCGCGGTCACCGTCACCTACCTCGTGCCGCTGTTCGCCGTGGCCTGGGCCTGGCTGATGCTGGGCGAGCCGCTGACGGGCACCATGTTGAGCGCAGGCGCGCTGATCCTGGGAAGCGTGGCGCTGAGTCAGCGGCAGTCGGCGTAG
- a CDS encoding LysR substrate-binding domain-containing protein, with product MTLPTDWLPALAAFESAARHQNFAHAAEELHLTASAVSHHVRKLEAQLGVALFQRHARGVSLTAEGRRLADAASSALTDMDVVLRGLRAARDEHDRVRITTLHSLTYTWLLPRLPRFTAAHPHIRLNVDTEVVLTRFDEGGPDLGIRYGQGHWPGLTAHHLMDDALFPVASPALAGIEGIHAAADIAKLPLISDLSLQGWQDWFRAAGVRGARLDERHSFSDTTDALMAAVHGLGAVLARERIIAPYFADGRLVQLPGPAMPTRFGYYVVYPAHRRLRPAARAFVDWLLEQPGQPDR from the coding sequence ATGACCTTGCCGACGGACTGGCTCCCGGCCTTGGCGGCGTTCGAATCCGCTGCCCGCCACCAGAACTTCGCCCACGCGGCGGAAGAGCTGCACCTGACCGCCAGCGCGGTCAGCCACCACGTGCGCAAGCTGGAAGCACAGCTCGGCGTCGCGCTGTTCCAGCGGCACGCGCGTGGCGTGTCGTTGACCGCCGAAGGTCGCCGGCTCGCCGATGCCGCCAGCAGCGCGCTGACCGACATGGACGTCGTCCTGCGCGGACTGCGCGCCGCTCGCGACGAGCACGACCGCGTACGCATCACCACCCTGCACTCGCTGACCTACACCTGGCTGCTGCCGCGCCTGCCGCGGTTCACCGCCGCGCATCCGCACATCCGTCTCAACGTCGACACCGAAGTGGTGCTGACTCGCTTCGACGAAGGAGGCCCCGACCTCGGCATCCGCTATGGCCAGGGCCATTGGCCGGGATTGACCGCGCACCACCTGATGGACGACGCACTGTTCCCGGTGGCCTCACCCGCGTTGGCCGGTATCGAGGGCATCCACGCAGCGGCCGACATCGCGAAGCTGCCGCTGATCTCGGACCTCTCGCTCCAGGGCTGGCAGGACTGGTTCCGCGCCGCGGGCGTGCGCGGCGCCCGGCTCGATGAGCGTCATAGCTTCAGCGACACCACCGATGCGCTGATGGCCGCGGTGCATGGCCTGGGCGCAGTGCTCGCGCGCGAGCGGATCATCGCGCCCTACTTCGCCGATGGCCGCCTCGTGCAACTCCCCGGACCGGCCATGCCGACGCGCTTCGGCTACTACGTGGTGTATCCAGCACATCGACGGCTGCGGCCGGCGGCTCGCGCCTTCGTCGATTGGCTGCTGGAGCAGCCGGGGCAGCCCGACAGGTAG
- a CDS encoding 2OG-Fe(II) oxygenase, translating to MSVATFEEGPLLGPSFFLSRTALRSLALAHRDTYGAARPYPHVVIDGFLGARLASGLAGVFPGASEANWMRRDYQEQAARLGQLQRKAFEGVHGALRHLLSEFSSMSFLDFLETLTGVQGLIADPHFRGAGLHLTLRGGHLALHADFNRDRYRGLSRRLTVLYYLNPDWEPAWGGDLELWNAELSRCEARIAPLLDRLVVMAHGDDHWHGHPSPLECPQGRGRAAVAAYFYTAEASSDAPDAHGAIWAPARSS from the coding sequence GTGAGCGTCGCGACCTTCGAAGAAGGCCCCTTGCTGGGTCCGAGCTTCTTCCTTTCCCGTACGGCGCTCCGTTCGCTCGCGCTGGCCCATCGTGACACCTACGGCGCCGCACGGCCCTATCCTCACGTCGTCATCGATGGCTTCCTGGGAGCGCGACTCGCGTCCGGACTGGCAGGGGTCTTCCCGGGCGCATCCGAGGCCAACTGGATGCGACGCGATTACCAGGAACAGGCGGCGCGCCTGGGACAGCTTCAGCGCAAGGCGTTCGAAGGTGTGCATGGCGCGCTGCGACACCTGCTCTCGGAGTTCTCGAGCATGTCGTTCCTCGACTTCCTGGAGACACTCACCGGAGTTCAGGGGCTCATCGCGGATCCGCATTTCCGGGGCGCCGGGCTGCACCTCACGCTTCGTGGGGGTCATCTGGCACTTCACGCGGACTTCAACCGTGATCGCTACCGTGGGCTCTCGCGGCGGCTCACCGTCCTCTACTACCTGAACCCCGATTGGGAACCCGCCTGGGGTGGCGACCTCGAGCTGTGGAATGCCGAACTCTCCAGGTGCGAGGCCCGAATCGCTCCGCTCCTCGATCGGCTGGTGGTGATGGCTCATGGCGATGACCACTGGCATGGCCACCCATCCCCGCTGGAGTGTCCGCAGGGACGTGGTCGAGCCGCGGTCGCGGCCTACTTCTATACGGCGGAAGCGTCCTCGGACGCGCCGGATGCCCACGGCGCCATCTGGGCGCCAGCACGTTCCTCGTGA
- a CDS encoding alpha/beta fold hydrolase, with the protein MKHKDPTMVTVPGPVGRLMATTEGDGGIPILFVHDLAADRTHWAQTQHGLATRSVSFDLRGLGESGGAHGPFGVEAAVEDVAAVSDALLPQKFVLVGHGFGAAVAGAFSAYYPERLAGLLYVEAAGDLRRVSKADADAWLENFSGAKYGAFHEHWLTPLLLNAKETTRGLVMKTLRTSRREAIAGNLASLYSHNPDEAFERFTGPTHALVAATGPETLVAQRPTLSRSVLPHASHFLMLDSPQWFHTELVRFLGHCKPHP; encoded by the coding sequence ATGAAGCACAAGGATCCGACGATGGTGACCGTCCCCGGACCGGTGGGACGATTGATGGCGACAACCGAAGGAGACGGCGGCATTCCCATCCTCTTCGTGCATGACCTCGCCGCCGACCGGACGCACTGGGCGCAGACGCAGCACGGTCTGGCGACCCGCAGCGTCTCTTTCGACCTGCGCGGGCTGGGCGAGAGCGGCGGCGCCCATGGCCCCTTTGGCGTGGAAGCGGCGGTGGAGGATGTCGCCGCTGTCTCCGACGCGCTCCTCCCCCAGAAGTTCGTCCTGGTGGGCCACGGCTTCGGCGCCGCGGTGGCCGGCGCCTTCTCCGCGTACTACCCCGAGCGGCTCGCCGGGCTCCTCTACGTCGAGGCGGCGGGAGATCTGCGCCGGGTCTCGAAGGCAGACGCGGACGCCTGGCTCGAGAACTTCAGCGGAGCGAAGTATGGCGCCTTCCACGAGCACTGGCTCACGCCGCTGCTCCTCAATGCGAAGGAGACGACGCGCGGGCTGGTGATGAAGACGCTACGCACCTCGCGTCGGGAGGCCATCGCCGGAAACCTGGCGTCGCTCTACAGCCACAACCCGGACGAGGCCTTCGAGCGCTTCACGGGACCCACCCACGCGCTGGTGGCGGCCACCGGCCCGGAGACGCTGGTGGCCCAGCGGCCCACGCTGTCCCGCTCCGTGCTGCCGCACGCGAGTCACTTCCTGATGCTGGACTCGCCCCAGTGGTTCCACACGGAGCTGGTCCGCTTCCTCGGCCACTGCAAGCCTCACCCCTGA
- a CDS encoding fascin domain-containing protein: MLHSKRSKLFLRATCSALLLTGACTPVSNSPDEQDDVTGAASSPLLISGVSFKTVLGNRYVGARNNGGSDVIATATAAQAWEKFTIDDINGGALESGDSIFITAGTGQYFQAANGGGSTLNAASWNRQGWETFRIVKQSGSGPIANGDIVGLQAVTTGHWVSAENGGGSTVFAYGAALGSWEQLTISGLSGGTTPPPSGTGCDAPGLVWKTANKTNYTSYPDPGSEECTKYNGCTWAGQFAACSGKKSEAWVAAHNIAAVFPNMNALKLHDICLKSGTKTMVVTVLDTCADSDCSGCCTQNKGDADALIDLESYTNARWGLPDGRIQWADLGPTKGSGCD, from the coding sequence ATGCTCCATTCCAAACGTTCAAAGCTGTTCCTTCGTGCCACGTGCTCGGCTCTGTTGCTCACGGGCGCATGCACGCCGGTGAGCAATTCGCCTGACGAGCAGGACGACGTCACAGGGGCCGCCTCGAGTCCGTTGCTCATCTCTGGAGTGAGCTTCAAGACGGTGCTCGGCAATCGATACGTGGGCGCTCGAAACAACGGCGGCAGCGATGTGATCGCGACGGCGACGGCCGCGCAAGCGTGGGAGAAGTTCACGATCGACGACATCAACGGCGGGGCCCTCGAGAGTGGAGACTCGATCTTCATCACCGCGGGCACCGGGCAGTACTTTCAGGCCGCGAACGGCGGCGGCTCGACGCTGAACGCCGCCAGTTGGAACCGCCAGGGCTGGGAGACGTTCCGCATCGTCAAGCAGAGTGGGAGCGGCCCGATCGCCAACGGCGACATCGTCGGCCTGCAGGCGGTAACGACTGGCCATTGGGTGTCGGCGGAGAACGGCGGCGGCAGCACGGTGTTCGCGTATGGCGCCGCGCTCGGCTCGTGGGAGCAGTTGACGATCTCTGGCTTGTCCGGAGGCACGACGCCGCCTCCTTCCGGCACGGGCTGTGACGCTCCCGGCCTCGTCTGGAAGACCGCCAACAAGACCAACTACACGTCGTACCCGGATCCGGGCAGCGAGGAGTGCACCAAGTACAACGGCTGCACGTGGGCAGGGCAGTTCGCGGCGTGCTCGGGGAAGAAGTCGGAGGCGTGGGTGGCGGCGCACAACATCGCCGCGGTGTTCCCCAACATGAACGCGCTCAAGCTCCATGACATCTGCTTGAAGTCCGGCACGAAGACCATGGTGGTCACCGTGCTCGACACGTGCGCCGACTCGGACTGCAGTGGTTGCTGCACCCAGAACAAGGGGGACGCCGACGCGCTGATCGACCTCGAGAGCTATACCAACGCGCGCTGGGGCCTCCCCGACGGCAGGATCCAATGGGCGGACCTCGGTCCGACAAAGGGTAGCGGCTGCGACTGA
- a CDS encoding phospholipase D-like domain-containing protein, producing MNVYAQFEEIESEIKRLLLDANQSVRICVAWINGQVFGPVFQRLLDKGVQIELICNDDPVNDGTAMHLPPGIKRYAIRSRISTALMHNKFCVIDEETVLTGSYNWSKKAPLSFENIVVAKGDFLLAKSFLHEFYDLISFYENKSADKLQRCPSCRSLQFNLGIFGNESGLYNESKVDIWSVCVAKHHAHHVGEQYEQFVRAQLGLDDEHEYECNDLDKESVMAAFRRERQRIERIQAYFLGHRSLSIHAVGWVVPDNFNEHIEWGVEQRFSVRIKWRDMYYRKVIPSRLHHGIGDVDRIIAEHQP from the coding sequence ATGAACGTTTATGCGCAATTTGAGGAGATCGAGTCCGAGATCAAGCGCCTTTTGCTGGATGCCAACCAATCAGTTCGTATCTGCGTCGCATGGATTAACGGCCAGGTCTTTGGCCCGGTATTTCAGCGCCTGCTCGACAAGGGTGTTCAGATAGAACTGATCTGCAACGACGACCCCGTTAATGACGGGACCGCGATGCACTTGCCGCCGGGAATCAAACGATATGCGATCAGATCGCGCATCAGCACTGCGCTCATGCATAATAAATTCTGCGTGATCGATGAAGAAACGGTACTGACCGGCAGCTATAACTGGTCGAAGAAGGCGCCCTTGAGCTTTGAAAACATTGTGGTCGCCAAAGGAGATTTCCTGTTGGCGAAGTCATTCCTGCACGAGTTCTACGACCTGATCTCATTCTATGAAAACAAGTCCGCGGACAAACTTCAGCGCTGCCCGTCTTGTCGCTCGCTCCAGTTCAACCTCGGCATATTTGGAAACGAGAGCGGCCTTTACAATGAGTCGAAAGTGGACATCTGGTCGGTTTGTGTCGCCAAACACCACGCTCATCATGTTGGCGAACAATATGAGCAGTTCGTGCGGGCGCAACTAGGCTTGGACGACGAGCACGAATACGAGTGCAACGATCTGGACAAAGAATCCGTCATGGCGGCGTTTCGCCGCGAGCGCCAGCGCATCGAACGGATTCAGGCGTACTTTCTCGGACACCGCTCGCTATCGATTCACGCCGTCGGCTGGGTAGTGCCCGATAACTTCAATGAGCACATCGAATGGGGTGTTGAACAACGGTTCTCCGTCCGCATCAAATGGCGCGACATGTATTACCGCAAGGTGATCCCCAGCCGCTTGCATCACGGCATAGGGGACGTCGACCGGATCATTGCTGAGCACCAGCCCTAG
- a CDS encoding Imm26 family immunity protein, which translates to MLPTHKPGSFWRIPLPDGSFGYGRVLEWHFDAFYNHRTAEPDADLDGIASKPILFRILVKYPYPKSWALIGWREIEEHLTQPVVRFHMEVGPLRRCWIFDSLGNEREASPQECIGLEPATVWEPHGVEKRLLDAFMGRPNPVMERIKRELGQ; encoded by the coding sequence ATGCTGCCAACGCATAAACCAGGCTCATTTTGGAGAATTCCCCTCCCAGACGGCTCCTTCGGCTATGGAAGGGTTCTCGAATGGCATTTCGATGCCTTCTACAATCACAGGACTGCCGAGCCAGACGCAGACCTGGATGGGATCGCATCCAAGCCCATCCTTTTCAGGATCCTGGTCAAGTATCCCTACCCGAAGTCATGGGCGCTCATTGGATGGAGAGAGATTGAGGAACACCTGACGCAACCCGTTGTCCGATTCCACATGGAGGTGGGCCCACTCCGGCGCTGTTGGATTTTCGACAGCCTTGGCAACGAGAGAGAGGCGTCCCCCCAAGAATGTATTGGGCTCGAGCCAGCGACCGTTTGGGAACCGCACGGTGTCGAAAAACGTCTGCTTGATGCCTTCATGGGACGTCCCAACCCAGTAATGGAGCGCATCAAGAGGGAGTTGGGGCAGTAG
- a CDS encoding ABC transporter permease: MFRRYLRLLKVRLRASSLLAMQYQADFLLDGLISLFWMASALVPLFVVYQNAQRDIEGWSFGESLLVIGWFTLLQGILEGAINPSLQGVVEHIRKGTLDFVLLKPADAQFLVSTENFLPWRAINLVAALIIFGYGFHQIGRAPSLSGVAISLVLLGASVLLLYSLWILTVCAAFYVVKVDNLTYLFTSIFDAARWPAPVFRGVLAFVFTFVIPLAVMTTFPAEAMLGRLPWTALVWALLGSLLFAFFSRRVWLHSIGRYTSASS, from the coding sequence ATGTTCCGCCGCTATCTGCGTTTGTTGAAGGTTCGCCTCCGGGCGTCCAGCCTGCTCGCCATGCAGTACCAGGCGGACTTCCTGCTCGATGGGCTCATCTCCCTCTTCTGGATGGCCTCCGCGCTGGTGCCCCTGTTCGTCGTCTACCAGAACGCCCAGCGCGACATCGAGGGATGGAGCTTCGGCGAGTCGCTGCTGGTCATCGGCTGGTTCACCCTGCTGCAGGGCATCCTGGAAGGAGCCATCAACCCGAGTCTCCAGGGCGTGGTGGAGCACATCCGCAAGGGGACGCTGGACTTCGTGCTGCTCAAGCCCGCGGACGCGCAGTTCCTGGTGTCCACGGAGAACTTCCTGCCGTGGCGGGCCATCAACCTCGTCGCGGCGCTGATCATCTTCGGCTACGGCTTCCACCAGATCGGCCGCGCGCCGTCCCTGTCGGGCGTGGCCATCTCGCTCGTGCTGCTGGGCGCGAGCGTGCTCCTGCTCTACTCGCTGTGGATCCTCACGGTGTGCGCCGCCTTCTACGTGGTGAAGGTGGACAACCTCACCTACCTCTTCACGTCCATCTTCGATGCGGCGCGCTGGCCGGCGCCGGTGTTCCGCGGGGTGCTCGCCTTCGTCTTCACCTTCGTCATTCCCCTGGCGGTGATGACCACCTTCCCGGCGGAGGCGATGCTCGGCCGGCTGCCATGGACGGCGCTGGTGTGGGCGCTGCTCGGCTCGCTCCTCTTCGCGTTCTTCTCGCGCCGGGTGTGGTTGCACTCCATCGGCCGCTACACCTCCGCGAGCAGCTGA
- a CDS encoding ABC transporter permease, which produces MSVRGTLRALPTLLRVGVSEAVAYRAEMLVWVLGTTMPFISMALWTAVARYEPVGRYDSHDFVRYFLATFSVRQMTGAYAAWQINYEVRQGTLAMRLLRPISPLWSYAAENLGTFPLRLLLVVPLTLFSVFTLGTRSVPGTAWGWGLFLLALVGGWLITFLANVLIGSLSLYIESSNRVMDLWFAFFLICSGYLYPVELFPPVLRGLLDWLPFRYQIGLPVELMTNAHGLTGALGLLGRQWLWVALLLGLSILSWKRGLKRFAAYGG; this is translated from the coding sequence ATGAGCGTGCGCGGCACGCTGCGTGCCCTGCCCACGCTGCTGCGGGTGGGCGTGTCCGAGGCGGTGGCCTACCGGGCGGAGATGCTCGTCTGGGTGTTGGGCACCACCATGCCGTTCATCTCCATGGCGCTGTGGACGGCGGTGGCCCGCTACGAGCCCGTGGGGCGCTATGACTCCCACGACTTCGTGCGCTACTTCCTGGCCACCTTCTCGGTGCGGCAGATGACGGGGGCGTACGCGGCCTGGCAGATCAACTACGAGGTGCGTCAGGGCACGCTGGCCATGCGCCTGTTGCGTCCCATCTCGCCCCTGTGGAGCTACGCGGCGGAGAACCTGGGCACCTTTCCCCTGCGTCTGCTGCTGGTGGTGCCGCTGACGCTCTTCTCCGTGTTCACCCTGGGCACCCGCTCGGTGCCCGGTACCGCGTGGGGCTGGGGGTTGTTCCTGCTGGCGCTCGTGGGCGGCTGGCTCATCACCTTCCTGGCCAACGTGCTCATCGGCAGCCTGAGCCTGTACATCGAGAGCAGCAACCGGGTCATGGACCTGTGGTTCGCCTTCTTCCTCATCTGCTCCGGCTACCTGTACCCGGTGGAACTCTTTCCCCCCGTGCTGCGCGGCCTGTTGGACTGGTTGCCCTTCCGGTACCAGATTGGCCTGCCGGTGGAGTTGATGACGAACGCCCATGGTCTCACCGGGGCGCTGGGGTTGCTGGGCCGCCAGTGGTTGTGGGTGGCGCTGCTGCTCGGCCTGTCCATCCTGAGCTGGAAGCGGGGCCTCAAGCGCTTCGCCGCCTATGGAGGCTAG
- a CDS encoding ABC transporter ATP-binding protein, with protein sequence MISVRDLRKHYQVHKRPPGLKAALRSVFHRTYTSVKAVDGISFDIQPGERVGFLGPNGAGKTTTLKVLSGLLYPSSGEVRVDGHVPRHREEAFLKKIMLVTGQKQQLIWDLPPSETLELNRAIYDVPTAQYKQTLDELVTLLDLGELLGKPTRQLSLGERMKCELAVALIHRPKVLFLDEPTIGLDVSMQATMRAFIKDYNERHGATLILTSHYMDDVAALCPRIIVIDKGIVSYDGGLDALVKKVRPEKRVVLRLSRPVDAPDLTALGKVVSHDPLSAVLQVSQEAVNATVSRVLSTLPVMDLTVENAPLEEVMSELFAESKARRQEAGV encoded by the coding sequence ATGATTTCCGTCCGCGACCTGCGCAAGCACTATCAGGTCCACAAGCGTCCGCCCGGCCTCAAGGCCGCCCTCCGCTCGGTCTTTCATCGGACCTACACCTCCGTCAAGGCGGTGGATGGCATCTCCTTCGACATCCAGCCCGGCGAGCGCGTGGGCTTCCTGGGTCCCAACGGGGCGGGGAAGACCACCACCCTCAAGGTGCTCTCGGGACTGTTGTACCCCTCGAGCGGCGAGGTGCGCGTGGACGGTCATGTCCCGCGTCATCGCGAGGAGGCCTTCCTCAAGAAGATCATGCTGGTGACGGGGCAGAAGCAGCAGCTCATCTGGGACCTGCCCCCGTCGGAGACGCTCGAACTCAACCGCGCCATCTACGACGTTCCCACCGCCCAATACAAGCAGACCCTGGACGAGCTGGTGACGCTGCTGGATCTGGGCGAGCTGCTCGGCAAGCCGACGCGGCAGTTGTCGCTCGGCGAGCGGATGAAGTGCGAGCTGGCGGTGGCGCTCATCCACCGGCCCAAGGTGCTCTTCCTGGACGAGCCCACCATCGGCTTGGACGTGTCCATGCAGGCCACCATGCGCGCCTTCATCAAGGACTACAACGAGCGGCACGGCGCTACGCTCATCCTCACCAGCCACTACATGGACGACGTGGCGGCGCTGTGTCCGCGCATCATCGTCATCGACAAGGGCATCGTGTCGTACGACGGGGGGCTGGACGCGCTGGTGAAGAAGGTGCGGCCGGAGAAGCGCGTGGTGTTGCGCCTGTCGCGGCCGGTGGACGCGCCGGACCTCACGGCCCTGGGCAAGGTGGTGTCGCACGACCCATTGTCGGCGGTGTTGCAGGTGTCGCAGGAGGCCGTCAACGCCACCGTGAGCCGGGTGCTCTCCACCCTGCCGGTGATGGACCTGACGGTGGAGAACGCGCCCCTGGAAGAGGTCATGAGCGAGCTGTTCGCCGAGAGCAAGGCGCGGCGCCAGGAGGCGGGCGTATGA
- a CDS encoding small ribosomal subunit Rsm22 family protein translates to MSGPYGKDLERWIPRLIAVWRQARGRADGPETRLTPQEVKEVGAGVKQLSLGLTRERKLAGARYMDDPKLLGAYLLFYWPVSYAQAREALGELSARPRSVLDLGSGPAPVAFAALDAGAAEVTAADRSKPALALARALATEAGEALATREWDPLRKAPPPEGKYDLITMGHVLNELYGAGDEAVKPRAALLEQVLAQVKPGGSLVVLEPALRETSRLLLKVRDVMVEKGYAIRAPCLYRGACPALVKESDWCHAERTWTMPRVVEEIARAAGLHKEALKMSYLVLAPAGEGWPEPRPERLFRIVSESLEGKGRQRFIGCGAEGRMGLAMQDKHRTEKNERFFKLHRGDVVSVTNTEAKGDGLALDDRSEVKVVAYAGQGVPPAPKTPAPPPDEGQREPT, encoded by the coding sequence ATGAGTGGCCCGTACGGCAAGGACTTGGAGCGTTGGATTCCGCGGCTCATCGCCGTCTGGAGGCAGGCGCGCGGCAGGGCGGACGGACCCGAGACGCGCCTGACGCCACAGGAAGTGAAGGAGGTGGGCGCGGGAGTGAAACAGCTCTCGCTGGGACTCACGCGCGAGCGCAAACTCGCCGGGGCGCGCTACATGGACGACCCCAAGCTGCTCGGCGCCTACCTGCTCTTCTACTGGCCCGTCTCCTATGCCCAGGCCCGCGAGGCCCTGGGCGAACTGTCCGCGAGGCCCCGCTCGGTGCTCGACCTGGGCAGCGGTCCCGCTCCGGTGGCCTTCGCCGCGCTGGACGCGGGTGCCGCCGAGGTGACGGCCGCGGACCGCAGCAAGCCCGCGTTGGCGCTCGCGCGCGCCCTGGCGACGGAGGCCGGTGAGGCGCTCGCCACCCGGGAGTGGGATCCGCTGCGCAAGGCCCCCCCACCCGAGGGCAAGTACGATCTCATCACCATGGGCCACGTGCTCAACGAGCTGTATGGCGCGGGGGACGAGGCGGTGAAGCCGCGCGCGGCACTGCTGGAGCAGGTGCTGGCCCAGGTGAAGCCGGGGGGCAGCCTGGTGGTGCTGGAGCCCGCGCTGCGCGAGACGTCGCGGCTCTTGCTCAAGGTGCGCGACGTCATGGTGGAGAAGGGCTACGCCATCCGCGCGCCCTGCCTCTACCGGGGCGCCTGTCCCGCGCTGGTGAAGGAGAGCGACTGGTGCCACGCGGAGCGCACCTGGACGATGCCCCGGGTGGTGGAGGAGATCGCCAGGGCGGCGGGGCTGCACAAGGAAGCGCTGAAGATGAGCTACCTGGTGCTCGCGCCCGCGGGCGAAGGCTGGCCCGAGCCCCGGCCGGAGCGGCTCTTCCGCATCGTGTCCGAGTCGCTCGAGGGCAAGGGGCGCCAGCGCTTCATCGGCTGTGGCGCCGAGGGCCGCATGGGCCTGGCGATGCAGGACAAGCACCGCACGGAGAAGAACGAGCGCTTCTTCAAGCTGCACCGCGGCGACGTCGTCTCGGTAACGAACACCGAGGCCAAGGGAGACGGGCTCGCGCTGGATGACCGCTCGGAGGTGAAGGTGGTGGCCTATGCGGGCCAGGGCGTGCCCC